The Corynebacterium suranareeae genome window below encodes:
- the argF gene encoding ornithine carbamoyltransferase yields the protein MTFQPNVRHFLADDDLTPAEQAEVLNLAAKLKAEPFSERPLEGPKSVAVLFDKTSTRTRFSFDAGIAHLGGHAIVVDSGSSQMGKGETLQDTAAVLSRYVEAIVWRTYAHDNFHAMAETATVPLVNSLSDDLHPCQILADLQTIVENLCPEEGPAGLKGKKAVYLGDGDNNMANSYMIGFATAGMDISIIAPEGFQPRAEFVDRAVKRGQETGAKIVITDSLDEVAGADVVITDTWVSMGMENDGIDRTTPFVPYQVNDEVMAKANDGAIFLHCLPAYRGKEVAASVIDGPASKVFDEAENRLHAQKALLVWLLANQPS from the coding sequence ATGACTTTTCAACCCAATGTTCGCCATTTTTTGGCTGATGATGATCTCACCCCTGCAGAACAAGCTGAGGTGCTCAACCTTGCAGCAAAGCTTAAGGCAGAGCCTTTTTCTGAGCGTCCTTTAGAGGGGCCAAAATCAGTGGCGGTGCTTTTTGATAAAACCTCCACGCGTACCCGTTTTTCCTTCGATGCAGGTATTGCGCATCTAGGTGGACATGCCATCGTCGTGGACTCGGGAAGCTCACAGATGGGCAAAGGCGAGACTCTGCAGGACACCGCTGCTGTGTTGTCCCGTTATGTTGAGGCAATTGTGTGGCGAACCTACGCGCACGATAATTTCCATGCCATGGCAGAAACCGCAACGGTGCCGCTGGTGAACTCGCTGTCTGATGATCTGCACCCATGCCAGATCTTGGCGGATCTGCAAACCATTGTGGAAAACCTATGCCCTGAAGAAGGTCCAGCCGGGCTTAAGGGCAAAAAGGCTGTTTATCTAGGCGATGGCGATAATAATATGGCCAACTCCTACATGATTGGTTTTGCCACCGCTGGTATGGATATTTCCATTATCGCGCCAGAAGGTTTTCAGCCTCGTGCGGAATTCGTGGACCGTGCAGTAAAACGCGGCCAGGAAACCGGAGCGAAGATCGTTATCACCGACAGCCTTGATGAGGTTGCTGGCGCTGATGTCGTAATCACTGATACTTGGGTATCAATGGGTATGGAAAATGACGGCATTGATCGCACCACTCCTTTTGTGCCTTACCAGGTCAATGATGAGGTCATGGCAAAGGCAAATGATGGCGCTATCTTCTTGCACTGCCTGCCTGCATACCGAGGCAAAGAAGTAGCAGCTTCAGTGATCGATGGACCAGCGTCCAAGGTTTTTGACGAGGCAGAAAACCGCCTCCACGCCCAAAAGGCTTTGCTGGTGTGGTTGCTGGCTAATCAGCCGAGCTAA
- a CDS encoding arginine repressor codes for MSLSPTPENLNPVTRTARQALILQILDKQKVTSQVQLSELLLDEGIDITQATLSRDLDELGARKVRPDGGRAYYAVGPVDSTGREDLRGPSEKLRRMLDELLVSTDHSGNMAVLRTPPGAAQYLASFIDRVGLKEVVGTIAGDDTVFVLARDPLTGRELGELLSGRTN; via the coding sequence ATGTCACTGAGTCCAACGCCAGAAAACTTAAATCCCGTGACGCGTACTGCACGCCAAGCGCTCATCTTGCAGATCTTGGATAAGCAAAAAGTCACCAGCCAGGTGCAATTGTCTGAATTGCTGCTAGATGAAGGCATCGATATCACCCAGGCCACTTTGTCTCGAGACTTAGATGAATTAGGTGCCAGGAAGGTTCGCCCCGATGGTGGGCGTGCCTACTATGCGGTTGGTCCAGTAGATAGCACTGGTAGGGAAGACCTCCGGGGTCCTTCTGAAAAGCTGCGTAGAATGCTGGATGAACTGCTGGTTTCTACTGATCATTCTGGAAATATGGCGGTGTTGCGCACTCCACCCGGCGCGGCCCAGTACTTGGCTAGTTTTATCGATAGGGTGGGTTTGAAAGAAGTCGTTGGCACCATCGCTGGCGATGACACCGTTTTCGTTCTTGCTCGTGATCCGTTGACGGGTCGGGAGCTTGGGGAGCTTTTAAGCGGGCGGACAAACTAG
- a CDS encoding argininosuccinate synthase: protein MTNRIVLAYSGGLDTTVAIPYLKKMIDGEVIAVSLDLGQGGENMDNVRQRALDAGAVESIVVDAKDEFADEYCLPTIKANGMYMKQYPLVSAISRPLIVKHLVEAGKQFNGTHVAHGCTGKGNDQVRFEVGFMDTDPNLEIIAPARDFAWTRDKAIAFAEENNVPIEQSVKSPFSIDQNVWGRAIETGYLEDLWNAPTKDIYAYTEDPALGNAPDEVIISFEGGKPVSIDGRPVTVLQAIEELNRRAGAQGVGRLDMVEDRLVGIKSREIYEAPGAIALIKAHEALEDVTIERELARYKRGVDARWAEEVYDGLWFGPLKRSLDAFIDSTQEHVTGDIRMVLHAGSITINGRRSSHSLYDFNLATYDTGDTFDQTLAKGFVQLHGLSSKIANKRDREAGSN, encoded by the coding sequence ATGACTAACCGCATCGTTCTTGCGTATTCCGGCGGTTTGGATACCACTGTGGCAATTCCATACCTGAAGAAGATGATCGATGGTGAAGTCATCGCAGTTTCCCTCGACTTGGGTCAGGGTGGAGAGAACATGGATAACGTGCGTCAGCGTGCACTTGATGCAGGCGCTGTGGAGTCCATCGTTGTTGATGCTAAAGACGAGTTCGCTGATGAGTACTGCCTGCCAACCATCAAGGCTAACGGCATGTACATGAAGCAGTACCCACTGGTTTCTGCTATTTCTCGTCCTTTGATTGTTAAGCACCTAGTTGAGGCTGGTAAGCAGTTCAACGGTACCCACGTTGCACACGGCTGCACCGGTAAGGGTAATGATCAGGTTCGTTTCGAGGTCGGTTTCATGGATACCGATCCAAACCTGGAGATCATTGCACCTGCTCGTGACTTTGCATGGACTCGTGACAAGGCTATTGCCTTTGCTGAAGAGAACAATGTTCCAATTGAGCAGTCCGTGAAGTCTCCTTTCTCCATTGACCAGAACGTCTGGGGCCGTGCTATTGAGACCGGCTACCTGGAGGATCTGTGGAATGCTCCAACCAAGGACATTTACGCTTACACCGAGGATCCAGCTCTGGGTAATGCTCCAGATGAGGTCATCATCTCCTTTGAGGGTGGTAAGCCAGTATCTATCGATGGCCGTCCAGTCACCGTTCTGCAGGCTATTGAAGAGCTGAACCGTCGTGCAGGTGCACAGGGCGTTGGTCGTCTTGACATGGTTGAGGACCGCCTTGTTGGTATTAAGTCTCGTGAAATTTACGAAGCACCAGGTGCAATCGCGCTGATCAAGGCTCACGAGGCGTTGGAAGATGTCACCATCGAGCGTGAACTTGCTCGCTACAAGCGCGGCGTTGATGCTCGTTGGGCTGAGGAAGTATACGACGGCCTGTGGTTTGGTCCTCTGAAGCGTTCCCTCGACGCGTTCATTGACTCCACCCAGGAGCACGTCACCGGCGATATCCGCATGGTGCTGCACGCAGGTTCGATCACCATCAATGGTCGTCGTTCCAGCCACTCCCTGTACGACTTCAACCTGGCAACCTACGACACCGGCGACACCTTTGACCAGACCCTGGCTAAGGGCTTTGTCCAGCTGCACGGCTTGTCTTCTAAGATCGCTAACAAGCGCGATCGCGAAGCTGGTAGCAACTAA